From the genome of Carassius auratus strain Wakin chromosome 26, ASM336829v1, whole genome shotgun sequence, one region includes:
- the LOC113044274 gene encoding rho-related GTP-binding protein RhoH-like: protein MNGLAETSVKCVLVGDCAVGKTALLVRFTSETFPDSYRPTVYENTGVDVFMDGIQISLGLWDTAGHDTFRQIRPMSYQQADVVLLCYSVANPNSLHNLRYKWIAEVREFLPKVPVLVVATQTDHREMGPYRTNCTTASDGKQVAQEIRAKGYLECSALSNRGVQQVFECAVRTAVNRARRRTRRRLMDLNPCKIS from the coding sequence ATGAATGGGTTGGCAGAGACCTCAGTGAAATGCGTACTGGTCGGGGACTGTGCAGTGGGTAAAACTGCTCTTCTTGTACGATTCACTTCTGAAACTTTCCCAGACAGCTACAGACCGACTGTCTATGAAAACACGGGCGTTGATGTTTTCATGGATGGAATCCAGATCAGCTTGGGACTGTGGGATACAGCAGGACATGATACATTCCGCCAAATCCGGCCCATGTCCTATCAGCAGGCCGATGTGGTTTTGCTATGTTATTCGGTGGCAAATCCAAATTCGTTACATAATTTGCGTTATAAATGGATCGCTGAAGTGAGGGAATTTCTTCCAAAAGTACCTGTGCTGGTTGTAGCCACGCAGACAGACCATCGTGAGATGGGACCGTATCGTACTAACTGCACAACAGCCTCTGATGGCAAACAGGTGGCACAGGAGATCCGTGCCAAAGGATACCTGGAATGCTCGGCTCTCAGCAATCGTGGTGTGCAACAGGTTTTTGAGTGTGCCGTTCGAACGGCTGTAAATCGGGCACGGAGACGGACAAGGCGGAGACTGATGGACCTTAACCCCTGTAAAATCTCCTGA
- the LOC113044273 gene encoding NEDD4-binding protein 2-like produces MPKKKKNGLSPSRAPLHAAEYGSGSESRAHGASGPFVTRPDSSYDHFGSTQFRSGQLGSQSREEIIQSMQEMFSHLDSEVIYMVLSEADFKVDNAMDSLLELSDAAEVIAPPPPPVSGFEQAAALLGTNTTQADLLSGMVQSFTVSNQPASQAELSPTETHLTEEFDALIDKELQTLTSQQSETSLHSPMSSIPLSSLPPPSQSIPLSSLPLTPQNQLPAPQTLPEQASYSDPGLSEACGGSSPVNELSFGGVHIPETNTLSLDFSHLKLEASSTEPRPSAFQVYRRPDQLRNHAAAKQHQEALRTPAMFWNTQAAEFNPRAVGPTFITPVIPNPTPWSTNPIPAAQWLAHGPIRQAPLKPSATVPESWTLPPRNRLKLEGQLLVLLRGAPGSGKTTLANAMLVQNPGGVVLSTDDYFTRNGQYHFEPNLLGEAHEWNHQRAKEAFEKGQTPIIIDNTNMQSWEMKPYVAMAQKHRYKVLFREPDTWWKTKPRELEKRTRHHVTKEKIRRILERYDRFVSVQSIMNSQRPEPVPSVVDSSQTETEQPQQSLQLGLSHPDLVGDSGLSKLNTNLSSSLPDVSSVSHTYSTISTGEEEGEIGSYSSKESVLFHENILEGSGTAHSDLLDTEGLDLELDACLVDMEKDLGNLSSGTTEEFAVLAHEKFLELPVAFSESIAQRVRRDRVKDRNALGTSAIDQLVNFDPSVDSTGQDEGGCEDETLSEDKLVRPELLDFVGDWPLESQSQRQRRCQNSENNTIKNTVLQSSVVEHKDNTSADEDKYSDTDDQNAVEFQKLVDLLRCGINSSPGFYQGPAPSKETTLNSPSIGGKEGNMNLETVAWPELPDCVLERTFTECTDPCKDYSYSSSPTKQRTDQTEQYNQVSTEKNTQDEVEQEDNSLSEDKCGLSPNVQETLCPKVAVDSEGSLERRRGISRRVGKSCKLALTFTNQSPLSPSPVVLHMHPDLTPTEPPPSLPVESCSSASTQTQPQDFALLWRIEQKKCSELDGDLSSCSVFVLEGNSSRFMPKTSEPESACQQGVPYRVVHEKGCRVEENDFRESNSKKQNLEILSRHFRRVSIDILEDLYDKCHQDIQWTTNLLLDSGERLYKADVEEDDDLVPEEESFKSSIEPSETVMGSESVQARPVLSDDFSNSSGSSISLKSQETNLSDVSQADDDWTAGQRTQSEADEAIITKEKCEPKTSFGALKQPTEGTEVQMEVTAANEQQTDITGQQGPEQEEALVTEGEKVQCLEEALKKWSKEEAGEKEKEDEETIAEVNAITLSLLCQIDEMERKDEEERKERERERKRTAQGRREPSSMDIQTLELKLPTELALQLTELFGPVGVSPGAFSSDDCAVQIDLNLAKLLHQKWKDTIQEKHRQAALSYQLIQESPVHWGESQGSKTRLRDQLDLYEEIPFMDHWSASCAPVSLRDIMIEEQAMQDSMEKSRSSRKDLDKKDGASKLKENQLFSMFPTIDRHFLRDIFRDHNYSLEQTEQFLHTLLDDGPVKNVVAPEPAPQRNGAHRTPSKERKWKLKEEVVEAAQFQDSEDPEYEDFRTEATLQRRQQIECFNKAAEAHRQGRKDVASFYAQQGHMHGDKMREANYRAAMQIFRRVNASLLPQNILDLHGLHVDEALHHLGQVLTDKSLEFSQGLCQPQLSIITGRGNRSQGGVARIRPAVLDYLRNHHYSFTEPKTGLVLVTLHKELLQ; encoded by the exons AtgccaaagaaaaagaaaaacggaCTGAGTCCCTCCCGAGCCCCGTTACATGCGGCTGAATACGGGAGCGGATCCGAGAGTCGAGCACACGGGGCAAGCGGACCTTTTGTGACCCGGCCAGACTCATCATATGATCACTTTGGATCCACGCAGTTCAGGAGCGGTCAGCTGGGATCTCAAAGCAGAGAAGAAATCATCCAGAGCATGCAGGAGATGTTTTCACATCTGGATTCAGAAGTCATTTACATGGTGCTCTCAGAAGCAGATTTTAAAG TGGACAATGCGATGGATTCCCTTTTGGAGCTGTCAGATGCTGCTGAGGTCATAGCTCCACCCCCTCCTCCTGTCTCAGGCTTTGAGCAGGCAGCCGCTCTTCTGGGAACAAACACCACTCAAGCAGATCTCCTCAGTGGAATGGTGCAGAGCTTCACCGTTTCAAACCAGCCCGCATCTCAAGCAGAGCTCAGTCCTACAGAAACACACCTGACAGAGGAGTTTGATGCTCTCATAGATAAGGAACTTCAAACACTGACGTCACAGCAGTCAGAAACTAGCTTGCATTCTCCAATGTCTTCCATACCACTGTCTTCTCTGCCCCCTCCTTCTCAATCGATCCCTCTCTCCTCGTTGCCTCTTACACCCCAGAATCAGCTTCCAGCTCCTCAAACTTTACCAGAGCAGGCCTCATATTCTGACCCCGGGCTCAGTGAGGCCTGTGGCGGTAGTTCACCTGTGAATGAATTAAGTTTCGGTGGGGTTCATATCCCTGAGACCAACACCTTATCTCTTGACTTTAGTCACCTAAAGCTGGAGGCCAGCTCTACTGAACCACGGCCCTCAGCTTTCCAGGTTTACCGCAGACCTGACCAACTCCGTAACCATGCAGCTGCAAAGCAGCATCAAGAAGCTCTCCGCACTCCTGCCATGTTCTGGAACACTCAAGCTGCAGAGTTTAATCCTCGTGCTGTGGGGCCAACCTTCATTACACCTGTCATTCCTAACCCCACACCTTGGAGCACTAATCCCATCCCTGCTGCTCAGTGGTTGGCTCATGGACCTATCAGACAAGCACCTCTAAAACCTTCTGCAACTGTACCGGAGTCATGGACTTTGCCCCCCAGGAACAGACTCAAATTGGAAGGGCAGTTGTTGGTGTTACTTAGAGGGGCTCCTGGATCAGGCAAAACCACCCTTGCCAA TGCTATGTTGGTGCAGAACCCTGGAGGAGTTGTTTTAAGCACCGATGATTATTTTACTCGAAATGGACAGTACCATTTTGAGCCAAATTTACTAGGAGAGGCCCACGAGTGGAATCACCAGAGAG CAAAAGAGGCTTTTGAAAAAGGACAGACACCCATCATAATAGACAACACCAATATGCAATCTTGGGAGATGAAACCATATGTTGCCATG GCACAGAAACACAGATATAAGGTGCTGTTTCGTGAGCCAGATACCTGGTGGAAGACTAAACCCAGAGAGCTGGAGAA GCGCACAAGGCATCATGTAACAAAGGAGAAGATCCGACGCATATTAGAACGGTATGACCGATTTGTCTCTGTCCAGAGCATTATGAATTCACAAAGACCGGAACCAGTGCCAAGTGTTGTGGATTCATCACAAACAGAAACTGAGCAACCCCA GCAATCTTTACAACTTGGCCTCAGTCATCCTGATCTTGTTGGTGACTCTGGGTTGAGCAAACTCAACACAAACCTTTCTTCATCTCTGCCCGATGTATCCTCTGTTAGCCACACTTACAGTACCATATCTACAGGCGAAGAAGAAGGTGAAATTGGCTCCTACAGTTCCAAGGAATCCGTCTTGTTCCATGAGAATATTCTGGAAGGGTCTGGAACTGCTCACTCTGATCTTCTTGATACTGAAGGGTTAGACTTGGAGCTAGATGCCTGCCTTGTGGACATGGAAAAAGATTTGGGAAATTTGAGTAGCGGGACAACTGAAGAATTTGCAGTGTTGGCGCATGAAAAGTTTCTGGAGCTGCCTGTAGCATTTTCAGAGTCCATTGCTCAGCGTGTGAGGAGGGACAGAGTAAAAGATAGAAATGCACTAGGAACTAGTGCCATTGATCAACTAGTGAATTTTGACCCTAGTGTTGACTCTACAGGGCAAGATGAGGGTGGATGTGAAGACGAGACTCTTTCTGAAGACAAATTAGTACGGCCAGAGCTGTTGGATTTTGTTGGGGATTGGCCACTGGAATCTCAAAGTCAACGTCAAAGAAGATGTCAGAATTCAGAAAACAATACTATTAAGAACACTGTTTTGCAATCCAGTGTTGTTGAACACAAAGATAACACTTCTGCTGATGAAGACAAGTATTCTGATACTGATGACCAGAATGCAGTTGAATTTCAAAAACTTGTAGATCTACTGCGATGTGGAATAAACTCTTCTCCAGGTTTTTACCAAGGTCCAGCTCCAAGTAAAGAGACTACTTTGAATTCCCCTTCCATTGGCGGAAAAGAGGGTAACATGAACCTGGAGACTGTGGCTTGGCCTGAACTTCCCGACTGTGTGCTGGAGAGAACGTTTACAGAGTGCACTGACCCATGCAAAGACTACTCTTATTCTTCAAGTCCAACAAAACAGAGAACAGACCAAACTGAGCAGTATAATCAGGTGTCTACTGAGAAGAACACTCAGGATGAGGTTGAGCAGGAGGACAATAGTTTGTCAGAAGATAAATGCGGATTGAGCCCAAATGTCCAAGAAACTCTGTGCCCAAAGGTTGCTGTAGACTCGGAGGGCAGTCTGGAAAGACGGAGAGGGATTAGCCGAAGAGTGGGGAAATCTTGTAAACTGGCTCTTACCTTCACCAATCAAAGCCCTTTATCACCTTCTCCTGTTGTTTTACATATGCACCCTGATCTTACACCTACAGAGCCACCACCTTCATTGCCTGTGGAGTCATGTTCCAGTGCCTCAACCCAGACACAACCTCAGGACTTTGCCTTGCTTTGGCGAATTGAGCAGAAGAAATGTTCTGAATTAGACGGTGACTTATCTAGttgcagtgtttttgttttggaggGAAACTCTTCTCGTTTCATGCCAAAAACAAGTGAACCGGAGTCTGCCTGCCAGCAGGGAGTGCCATACCGTGTGGTCCATGAGAAGGGTTGTCGGGTAGAAGAGAATGACTTTAGAGAATCTAACTCTAAAAAGCAAAACCTTGAGATTCTGAGCCGCCATTTCAGACGTGTCTCCATAGATATTCTGGAGGACCTTTATGACAAGTGCCATCAAGATATCCAGTGGACAACCAACTTGTTACTAGATTCTGGAGAACGACTGTATAAAGCAGATGTTGAGGAAGATGATGATTTGGTTCCTGAGGAAGAGTCATTTAAATCATCTATAGAACCATCAGAAACTGTAATGGGCTCAGAAAGTGTCCAGGCTAGACCTGTATTGTCTGATGACTTTAGCAACAGTTCAGGAAGTAGCATTAGTCTCAAGTCCCAAGAAACTAACCTTAGTGACGTTAGCCAAGCTGATGATGATTGGACTGCAGGTCAAAGGACACAAAGTGAAGCTGATGAGGCAATCATTACAAAGGAGAAATGTGAGCCCAAAACTTCCTTTGGGGCATTAAAACAACCGACAGAAGGCACTGAAGTACAAATGGAGGTTACGGCAGCTAATGAGCAACAGACAGACATCACAGGTCAGCAAGGTCCAGAGCAGGAAGAGGCATTAGTGACAGAAGGTGAGAAAGTTCAATGCCTGGAGGAAGCATTGAAGAAATGGAGTAAAGAGGAGGCTGGAGAGAAGGAAAAGGAGGATGAGGAGACAATAGCAGAGGTGAATGCCATAACACTGTCACTGCTGTGTCAGATTGATGAAATGGAGCGCAAAGAtgaggaagaaaggaaggaacGAGAAAGGGAAAGAAAGAGAACTGCACAGGGTAGGAGAGAGCCAAGTTCGATGGATATTCAGACCTTGGAGCTGAAACTTCCAACTGAACTTGCATTGCAGCTCACTGAACTTTTTGGACCTGTTGGGGTCAGTCCAG GTGCATTTTCATCAGATGACTGTGCAGTTCAGATAGACCTGAACTTGGCCAAACTGCTGCACCAGAAATGGAAGGACACTATCCAA GAGAAGCACAGACAGGCAGCTCTGTCCTATCAACTAATCCAAGAGA GTCCTGTCCACTGGGGTGAATCCCAGGGAAGCAAAACCAGACTGAGGGACCAATTAGATTTGTATGAAGAAATTCCTTTTATGGATCATTGGAGCGCATCCTGTGCTCCTGTCTCACTGAGGGACATCATGATCGAAGAGCAGGCGATGCAAGACAGCATGGAGAAG TCCAGGTCAAGTCGGAAGGACCTGGATAAGAAAGACGGTGCATCCAAACTGAAGGAGAACCAGCTGTTTTCCATGTTCCCCACTATAGACCGACATTTTCTCAGGGACATCTTCAGAGATCACAA TTACTCTCTGGAGCAGACCGAACAGTTTTTGCATACTCTCCTTGATGATGGGCCAGTCAAAAATGTGGTGGCACCTGAACCTGCTCCTCAACGTAATGGTGCTCACAGAACTCCGAGCAAAGAGCGG AAATGGAAACTGAAAGAGGAGGTGGTGGAAGCTGCTCAATTCCAGGATTCGGAGGATCCAGAATATGAAGACTTCCGCACAGAGGCAACACTGCAGAGACGTCAGCAGATAGAGTGTTTTAACAAGGCCGCTGAAGCTCATCGACAAGGGCGAAAGGACGTGGCTAGTTTCTACGCACAACAG GGTCACATGCATGGGGACAAGATGCGTGAAGCGAATTACAGAGCAGCCATGCAGATATTTCGGAGAGTGAATGCTTCACTCCTGCCTCAGAATATTCTAGATCTCCATGGACTGCATGTGGACGAGGCCCTTCATCATCTTGGTCAGGTTCTCACAGACAAGAGTTTAG aatTCAGTCAGGGTTTGTGTCAGCCTCAGCTGTCAATCATCACAGGAAGAGGTAATCGCAGCCAAGGGGGAGTGGCACGCATCAGGCCTGCTGTACTAGACTACCTCAGAAATCATCACTACAG TTTTACTGAGCCTAAGACTGGACTGGTGCTGGTCACTCTTCATAAAGAGCTGCTACAATGA